The Saccopteryx leptura isolate mSacLep1 chromosome 2, mSacLep1_pri_phased_curated, whole genome shotgun sequence genome has a window encoding:
- the IRF5 gene encoding interferon regulatory factor 5 isoform X3 yields the protein MNQPAAGAAPPPRRVRLKPWLVAQVNSCQFPGLQWVNGERKFFYIPWRHATRHGPSQDGDNTIFKAWAKETGKYTEGVDEADPAKWKANLRCALNKSRDFRLIYDGPRDMPPQPYKIYEVCSNGPAPAESQPSEDYTCGPGEEEEEEEEELQRMLPGLSLTEAVQPGPPTAPYSLPKEDVKWPPDLQPPGEVGPPAPDPRLLRPAPGNPAAFGQFLPEVLPNLQPGPEQLLPDLLISPHMLPLTDLEIKFQYRGRPPRALTISNPHGCRLFYSQLEATQEQVELFGPVSLDQVRFPSPEDIPSEKQRFYTNQLLDVLDRGLILQLQGQDLYAIRLCQCKVFWSGPCASALSSHPNPIQREVKTKLFSLEHFLNELILFQKGQTNTPPPFEIFFCFGEEWPDRKPREKKLITVQVVPVAARLLLEMFSGELSWSADSIRLQISNPDLKDHMVEQFKELHHIWQSQQQMQPVAQAPPAGQGPWPMHPAGMQ from the exons ATGAACCAGCCTGCCGCGGGGGCCGCCCCTCCGCCCCGCCGCGTGCggctgaagccctggctggtggcccagGTGAACAGCTGCCAGTTCCCAGGGCTTCAGTGGGTCAatggggaaaggaagttcttctaCATCCCCTGGCGCCATGCCACGAGGCACGGCCCCAGTCAAGACGGAGATAACACCATCTTTAAG GCCTGGGCCAAGGAGACGGGGAAGTACACAGAGGGGGTGGACGAGGCCGATCCAGCCAAGTGGAAGGCCAATCTGCGCTGTGCCCTTAACAAGAGCCGTGACTTCCGCCTCATCTACGATGGGCCCCGGGACATGCCGCCTCAGCCCTACAAGATCTATGAGGTCTGCTCCAACGGCCCTGCTCCTGCAG AGTCACAGCCCAGTGAGGACTACACTTGTGgtccaggggaggaggaggaggaggaagaagaagag CTCCAGAGGATGTTGCCAGGCCTGAGCCTCACAG AAGCAGTGCAGCCTGGTCCCCCCACGGCACCCTATTCCTTACCCAAAGAGGACGTCAAGTGGCCACCCGATCTCCAGCCGCCTGGGGAGGTGGGCCCCCCTGCTCCAGACCCCAGGCTCCTGCGCCCTGCCCCTGGCAACCCTGCTGCCTTTGGGCAGTTTCTCCCTGAGGTCCTGCCAAACCTGCAGCCCGGGCCAGAACAGCTCCTGCCCGATCTGCTGATCAGCCCGCACATGCTGCCTC TTACTGACTTGGAGATCAAGTTCCAGTACCGGGGGCGGCCACCCCGTGCTCTCACCATCAGCAACCCCCATGGCTGCCGGCTCTTCTATAGCCAGCTGGAGGCCACCCAGGAGCAGGTAGAGCTCTTCGGCCCCGTGAGCCTGGACCAGGTGCGCTTCCCCAGCCCCGAGGACATCCCCAGCGAGAAGCAGCGCTTCTACACAAACCAGCTGCTGGATGTCCTGGACCGCGGGCTCATCCTCCAGCTACAAGGCCAGGATCTGTACGCTATCCGCCTGTGCCAGTGCAAGGTGTTCTGGAGCGGGCCCTGCGCCTCAGCTCTCAGCTCGCACCCCAACCCCATCCAGCGGGAGGTCAAGACCAAGCTCTTCAGCCTGGAGCATTTCCTCAATG AGCTTATCCTGTTCCAGAAGGGTCAGACCAACACCCCACCGCCATTCGAAATCTTCTTCTGCTTTGGGGAGGAGTGGCCTGACCGCAAACCCCGAGAGAAGAAGCTCATCACTGTACAG GTGGTTCCCGTAGCTGCTCGCTTGTTGCTGGAGATGTTCTCAGGGGAACTTTCCTGGTCGGCTGATAGCATCCGGCTACAGATCTCAAACCCAGACCTTAAAGACCACATGGTGGAACAGTTCAAGGAGCTCCATCACATCTGGCAGTCCCAGCAACAGATGCAGCCTGTGGCCCAGGCCcctcctgctggccaggggccctggccgatGCACCCAGCAGGCATGCAGTGA
- the IRF5 gene encoding interferon regulatory factor 5 isoform X2 has protein sequence MGKPRFPRPVRSAVYASPFRDPFAMNQPAAGAAPPPRRVRLKPWLVAQVNSCQFPGLQWVNGERKFFYIPWRHATRHGPSQDGDNTIFKAWAKETGKYTEGVDEADPAKWKANLRCALNKSRDFRLIYDGPRDMPPQPYKIYEVCSNGPAPAESQPSEDYTCGPGEEEEEEEEELQRMLPGLSLTEAVQPGPPTAPYSLPKEDVKWPPDLQPPGEVGPPAPDPRLLRPAPGNPAAFGQFLPEVLPNLQPGPEQLLPDLLISPHMLPLTDLEIKFQYRGRPPRALTISNPHGCRLFYSQLEATQEQVELFGPVSLDQVRFPSPEDIPSEKQRFYTNQLLDVLDRGLILQLQGQDLYAIRLCQCKVFWSGPCASALSSHPNPIQREVKTKLFSLEHFLNELILFQKGQTNTPPPFEIFFCFGEEWPDRKPREKKLITVQVVPVAARLLLEMFSGELSWSADSIRLQISNPDLKDHMVEQFKELHHIWQSQQQMQPVAQAPPAGQGPWPMHPAGMQ, from the exons GACCCCTTTGCCATGAACCAGCCTGCCGCGGGGGCCGCCCCTCCGCCCCGCCGCGTGCggctgaagccctggctggtggcccagGTGAACAGCTGCCAGTTCCCAGGGCTTCAGTGGGTCAatggggaaaggaagttcttctaCATCCCCTGGCGCCATGCCACGAGGCACGGCCCCAGTCAAGACGGAGATAACACCATCTTTAAG GCCTGGGCCAAGGAGACGGGGAAGTACACAGAGGGGGTGGACGAGGCCGATCCAGCCAAGTGGAAGGCCAATCTGCGCTGTGCCCTTAACAAGAGCCGTGACTTCCGCCTCATCTACGATGGGCCCCGGGACATGCCGCCTCAGCCCTACAAGATCTATGAGGTCTGCTCCAACGGCCCTGCTCCTGCAG AGTCACAGCCCAGTGAGGACTACACTTGTGgtccaggggaggaggaggaggaggaagaagaagag CTCCAGAGGATGTTGCCAGGCCTGAGCCTCACAG AAGCAGTGCAGCCTGGTCCCCCCACGGCACCCTATTCCTTACCCAAAGAGGACGTCAAGTGGCCACCCGATCTCCAGCCGCCTGGGGAGGTGGGCCCCCCTGCTCCAGACCCCAGGCTCCTGCGCCCTGCCCCTGGCAACCCTGCTGCCTTTGGGCAGTTTCTCCCTGAGGTCCTGCCAAACCTGCAGCCCGGGCCAGAACAGCTCCTGCCCGATCTGCTGATCAGCCCGCACATGCTGCCTC TTACTGACTTGGAGATCAAGTTCCAGTACCGGGGGCGGCCACCCCGTGCTCTCACCATCAGCAACCCCCATGGCTGCCGGCTCTTCTATAGCCAGCTGGAGGCCACCCAGGAGCAGGTAGAGCTCTTCGGCCCCGTGAGCCTGGACCAGGTGCGCTTCCCCAGCCCCGAGGACATCCCCAGCGAGAAGCAGCGCTTCTACACAAACCAGCTGCTGGATGTCCTGGACCGCGGGCTCATCCTCCAGCTACAAGGCCAGGATCTGTACGCTATCCGCCTGTGCCAGTGCAAGGTGTTCTGGAGCGGGCCCTGCGCCTCAGCTCTCAGCTCGCACCCCAACCCCATCCAGCGGGAGGTCAAGACCAAGCTCTTCAGCCTGGAGCATTTCCTCAATG AGCTTATCCTGTTCCAGAAGGGTCAGACCAACACCCCACCGCCATTCGAAATCTTCTTCTGCTTTGGGGAGGAGTGGCCTGACCGCAAACCCCGAGAGAAGAAGCTCATCACTGTACAG GTGGTTCCCGTAGCTGCTCGCTTGTTGCTGGAGATGTTCTCAGGGGAACTTTCCTGGTCGGCTGATAGCATCCGGCTACAGATCTCAAACCCAGACCTTAAAGACCACATGGTGGAACAGTTCAAGGAGCTCCATCACATCTGGCAGTCCCAGCAACAGATGCAGCCTGTGGCCCAGGCCcctcctgctggccaggggccctggccgatGCACCCAGCAGGCATGCAGTGA
- the IRF5 gene encoding interferon regulatory factor 5 isoform X1, protein MNGRWMVNVALRAGQATLAPTLRGPEGDPDPFAMNQPAAGAAPPPRRVRLKPWLVAQVNSCQFPGLQWVNGERKFFYIPWRHATRHGPSQDGDNTIFKAWAKETGKYTEGVDEADPAKWKANLRCALNKSRDFRLIYDGPRDMPPQPYKIYEVCSNGPAPAESQPSEDYTCGPGEEEEEEEEELQRMLPGLSLTEAVQPGPPTAPYSLPKEDVKWPPDLQPPGEVGPPAPDPRLLRPAPGNPAAFGQFLPEVLPNLQPGPEQLLPDLLISPHMLPLTDLEIKFQYRGRPPRALTISNPHGCRLFYSQLEATQEQVELFGPVSLDQVRFPSPEDIPSEKQRFYTNQLLDVLDRGLILQLQGQDLYAIRLCQCKVFWSGPCASALSSHPNPIQREVKTKLFSLEHFLNELILFQKGQTNTPPPFEIFFCFGEEWPDRKPREKKLITVQVVPVAARLLLEMFSGELSWSADSIRLQISNPDLKDHMVEQFKELHHIWQSQQQMQPVAQAPPAGQGPWPMHPAGMQ, encoded by the exons GACCCCTTTGCCATGAACCAGCCTGCCGCGGGGGCCGCCCCTCCGCCCCGCCGCGTGCggctgaagccctggctggtggcccagGTGAACAGCTGCCAGTTCCCAGGGCTTCAGTGGGTCAatggggaaaggaagttcttctaCATCCCCTGGCGCCATGCCACGAGGCACGGCCCCAGTCAAGACGGAGATAACACCATCTTTAAG GCCTGGGCCAAGGAGACGGGGAAGTACACAGAGGGGGTGGACGAGGCCGATCCAGCCAAGTGGAAGGCCAATCTGCGCTGTGCCCTTAACAAGAGCCGTGACTTCCGCCTCATCTACGATGGGCCCCGGGACATGCCGCCTCAGCCCTACAAGATCTATGAGGTCTGCTCCAACGGCCCTGCTCCTGCAG AGTCACAGCCCAGTGAGGACTACACTTGTGgtccaggggaggaggaggaggaggaagaagaagag CTCCAGAGGATGTTGCCAGGCCTGAGCCTCACAG AAGCAGTGCAGCCTGGTCCCCCCACGGCACCCTATTCCTTACCCAAAGAGGACGTCAAGTGGCCACCCGATCTCCAGCCGCCTGGGGAGGTGGGCCCCCCTGCTCCAGACCCCAGGCTCCTGCGCCCTGCCCCTGGCAACCCTGCTGCCTTTGGGCAGTTTCTCCCTGAGGTCCTGCCAAACCTGCAGCCCGGGCCAGAACAGCTCCTGCCCGATCTGCTGATCAGCCCGCACATGCTGCCTC TTACTGACTTGGAGATCAAGTTCCAGTACCGGGGGCGGCCACCCCGTGCTCTCACCATCAGCAACCCCCATGGCTGCCGGCTCTTCTATAGCCAGCTGGAGGCCACCCAGGAGCAGGTAGAGCTCTTCGGCCCCGTGAGCCTGGACCAGGTGCGCTTCCCCAGCCCCGAGGACATCCCCAGCGAGAAGCAGCGCTTCTACACAAACCAGCTGCTGGATGTCCTGGACCGCGGGCTCATCCTCCAGCTACAAGGCCAGGATCTGTACGCTATCCGCCTGTGCCAGTGCAAGGTGTTCTGGAGCGGGCCCTGCGCCTCAGCTCTCAGCTCGCACCCCAACCCCATCCAGCGGGAGGTCAAGACCAAGCTCTTCAGCCTGGAGCATTTCCTCAATG AGCTTATCCTGTTCCAGAAGGGTCAGACCAACACCCCACCGCCATTCGAAATCTTCTTCTGCTTTGGGGAGGAGTGGCCTGACCGCAAACCCCGAGAGAAGAAGCTCATCACTGTACAG GTGGTTCCCGTAGCTGCTCGCTTGTTGCTGGAGATGTTCTCAGGGGAACTTTCCTGGTCGGCTGATAGCATCCGGCTACAGATCTCAAACCCAGACCTTAAAGACCACATGGTGGAACAGTTCAAGGAGCTCCATCACATCTGGCAGTCCCAGCAACAGATGCAGCCTGTGGCCCAGGCCcctcctgctggccaggggccctggccgatGCACCCAGCAGGCATGCAGTGA